Genomic window (Rosa chinensis cultivar Old Blush chromosome 6, RchiOBHm-V2, whole genome shotgun sequence):
cgcttgcgtaaatgtttATCAAGTCAGAAAGATCATACCTAACTTAACTCTAGGATTCTGCATGTCAGTGTACTGATTGAACTCCTTCCATTCTGAAAACCTCTTCTTACCCTTGACCGGAAACATTCCAACATCCTCCCCACTTTCATCTAAGGAACCATGCAGACTAGGAAAGCTATCAGAGGCAGTCCCATCATCCTCagagattgttccattgaatcCCATATCTTCCCATTCCTCGACATTGCTAGGATCCCCATCAACATGAGTCTTAAATTCAACCTCATCATCTGCATCATTTAACTCAAAATCACTATCTACGATGCCCTCAAAATTAGGATCGTCGGAATCATCACTGCTATCACTGTCATAATAACTCACTGGTTGTGAACACCCCTCACCACTGCTCCTAGTAGAATACCTTCTCTTCAAGTCCCTCTTTGGTCTGCCACGCCTCTTCTTTGGACCTTCCACCTCTTCCTCAACAACTTTCTCCTTCCCTTTATCTTTCATCTTCCTTGAAGTCAAAGCATGACCCCCATGTGGGCCTCTTCTTTGTCTTTCCTGTGGGGGAAGTCCATTAGGCCTAGCAGCTTCATCAGGCCCATTTCTAACTGGCCCGGTCTATGGCACACTTATCACCTCTTCTAGCATATACTCATCTTCAGAATCCATATGAACCTCTTCCACATTTCAGAACCCTCTTACACCTCCTGTTCCCTACCTTCACCAAGCTCTTGGGCCTCCTGGGACTACTGGGCCTCATCTTCCACATTTTCTGGTGCATCATCTTCCAACCACACGTCATCAATGGTATGACCCAAGTAGAATATATGATCCACTTCATCATCGTATCGATCCAACTGATAATCTTGCAAATATCTTCTTCCAGCTAAGCACACAATGTACACATGAATTAACCTCCCCACCTCAGGTATGAACTGCACCATGTCCAAACAGTCTGCATCAGTCACTATTGGTAAATAACCAGTCCCACTTTCGCTTCCTGGTATCCTAAACCAATAACCAATTGGCCCTCCAAAGTATCCCAGGTCATGTGCCCAGTAATTGAAGCCGGTCACCGATAATTTATCCTTATCTACCCCATCAACGTACACAATTTCCCCTCCTTTATAAACCTTATTAACTCGATTCCTTGAATAAAATCAGCCTCCATGATGTATGCACACAGTGAATAAGCCGGTACCTACGTTGCAACAATAATAAATGTCATTGACTACACACACAGCAAACACATTCAACCAACATTTTACATTCTCAATCTCAGCAAATAAAAACAATTTCCGTTCTCACCTACACATGTTTGTCTTATCCAACATCATTATAAACCAAACCACCGAAGCATTAACTAGGTTTCTATTTTCAAATCATTCCTTTTGTTTTAAAACATTATCCCTACCCACATAATGAACTCAATTCCAGATtgaaaacaaattaaataaCATCACCAACCCAGAACCCGATTCCATTAATCCCAAATTTAATTGGATCCCAACCACTTCAAAGCCTAACCCTTTATTAAAGAAAGCATGTGAAGACAGATATAAACCCTAAAATAGATAACCCGAGACAAAAACTTTGACTTCCATAAACAAACAATACTTTTGTGGACCACAAACCCTAAAAGACAGACGAACCCATCGAAAGGAATATTTCCTTACCTCCGTATACGTGTGGATCACCATCGAGCCTAAAATATCGCCAATAGTTGGCCAAAGTCAATGAAACTGTGATTTCAGAATCAAATCCCTTTGACTCAGATCTGTTTTCACTTGgaatctttgattttcacctaGATTCTCTAAGTTTTCACTTTTGATTTACGGGGGGTCTGTGAGAGAGAGTGTAGCTGTAGAGAGAGTAAAGTGAGAGAGAGTCAGGGCGTCAGTCTTTATCCCACTGAAGAATAGGGCTCCGGTAGTAAATGACAGAAATACCCACCCAAATACACCACGTGGCATATGGGTTAACGCCGTCATGGATGGTAGGTACGTATATTGGGTCGGGCTGGGTATttggggtaccattgtgatagtttcggaAACTTAGGTATATAAATTCGGAGTGGcccataggttgggtactgtttgttttttttttcccacattTATATGATACCATATCTAGAGTTGGCATTCATACCCATTGGGtaatacccacccaataatagTTTGTGGGTAATACCCATCAAATAATTCGCAGGTATGGGTATTTACCCAACCTATTTCTAAACAGGTAAACCCATACCCACCCATTTACCCGTTTTCAATATGAgcaggttttttttattttttataatttaagGCCTTTAGCATATTAaaggattaatttttttttttaaactcacTATTTAAGCGCCCTCATTCCCTATCTGAGGATATTTTCAAATAATCGATTGAGTATTTCAAATACTTGAGACAGTgtttaagaaagaaattgttGGTTTAGTCACGAGGAAGCAATatgtttaaaacaaatatttatttccttaaaacagTTTTCACAACTTGGCgattaaatgtaaaataataaatttccaacggttggatcctcatggatcgccttttgaactatcttttcacaattatacgatgatccaacggttggatcctcacggatcaccttcTAAaacgtcttttcacaattatacgatgatacAATGGTTGGATCCTTACGGATCGCCCTTAatatcatcctctcaaaattatacgaagatctaacggtcggatcctcatggatcgccttttgaaccATCTTTCCACAATTCtacaatgatccaacggtcggattctcacagattgcccttaagatcatcctctcaaaattatacgaagatccaatggtcggattctcatggatcgccttttgaactatcttttcacaattatacgatgatccaacggttagatcctcatccgagatcacacaaagtcatcggaacacttctacgatcaaatCTACAAGTCGATCAGACGGCCTAATTCTCACGGATCAAAACCCATTTACGCTAGTATATCGAAACTACATTTCGTAACAATTGAGACTCAATTAAATTTACGCCAAACAAGAATTAATACCAAAAATCTCGATCATTACATTTTGGGTCTCAGAGTTTTGGCTGCACAACACCTCCAATCATGGCGGCTCGTCTCGTTGAAGACTTGAAGGTGTATTCTGGGTGGGAAAGAGAAATACCCCGTAtaggttttctgattttttttttttagaataagaaaattataaaaatgccccatatgttggttgaaaaataatagttctcaattaaaaaaaaatttgggtgtTCACAATTTTATATGGGTATTTGGGTACTCACGGGTATATCCATACCCCACCCATTTTTATACGGGTATTTTGTAATTACCCATACCCATACCCCCCCATACCCATAAACTATAGGTATTATCCATTAACAAATACTCAAAAGGAAAAATTACCCACCCGCGGGTTTTAATGCCATCCATGTACCCGCGGGTTTTAATGCCATCCCTAACCATATCACATTGGATGTATCATGAATGCAACTCTGCTCTTGCTAACAAAAATCGAGTTTGGCACCATAATAAACTTGTGTTCATCATCATAGCCTAACTTGTCCACCGTCGGCTTCATCATCATAGCTGCTGGGTTTCTATTTAGCTTTTGTCTGTTGTTCTTTCTGTTTCCTGGTTCAGGTTCGAACTAGGAGGAGAGACTCAACCCCTTTGTTTCATCAGTTTGTACTCTGGGCCTTGTTTATTGGGCTCTTTGGGCGTGTCCCTTAATGAATTtctttatccaaaaaaaaaaaaaaaaaaaaaaacttgtctTCATCTGCTTTTCGACAAATAAAGTACGGGTGTACGGTCTGCCCATATTTCACCGTGATAACAAAATATAGTTTCGTTATCACATCTAAATTGCTAAACTCTGCTTTTATGGAGAATCATATTGCTAAATGGTAAATACATTATGAATCAACATATTTAAGCTGCGCGCGCCATTGCATCCACGACATTGAAAAATTTCTCGCCATGACATAACAGATTCCAATTACTCCACAGTCCACAGCCACCATGCAATACAACACAACCATTCTACCACGTTTCCTGCAGCAACCATGTAGTAATGAATCCAAGACAGTAGGTTCGTGATGGAAAAGATGGTTGATTTTCTGAGAGTTACAAAGGGATTCGCTGGACGTTATGCCCGGACTGTTCTACTAAGGTATTCTCGTAAAATTACTTAATTTTTATCTAGCACAACATATCTCGTATTAGTCCTTACAACCCCCATCTCAACTTCACAATACGCACAGAGCAACACGGATGGAGCTATGAGATCTTTGTTCAACCCATTTTGATCTACACTTCACCGTATACACTTAGAAACTCTGTTCTAGTTTAATGAAAGTGAATGAAAAATTTCTTCACACCTCAAGGGGACAGAGAGAAATATTAAGGGGGAAGATCCCCCTTCAACCTCAAGATATAAGATTTCCTGCGCATATTTCAAGGATTTCACCATAATGTAAAGACAAATCAAACTTTTGAATGTGGATCAATTAACTAAGATTACTAAAGAAAAGTCGGGAGGCAAAATTTGTAGTCGTATGTACTATGTATATGATTATGACTGGATGGAGCGCAAAGAGCTACATAAACTTATCTACAAGATTTCTCAAGGATTTATTCCCTACAACCCTATGTGTGTTGTACTATTACCAAGCAAGAGGGAGAGCCAAAATAACGGTACGTTCTCATCGATGACACACACCTGCTCTTCCGCTGGGATTGTAGTGTGATGTTCCGGGACATTAATGCCAGGGCAAATGTTAGTCAGAGAGCTTGAAAAAGTGGCAGGAAGACATGAGCAAATTAAGGCATCCGAGCTAGACGTGAGGATGAAGTACTAGTAGAGTATTGCTGGCTCCTTataaatacatcattgtctcaTTAACCAGTGGTAGTGGCGCCCCATCTTTTCGTGCTCCCAACACCTTTTGActgcaaattttcaataatACGGCAACAAATATGTTCATGCGGTTACTCAAGTGGTGTTATATGATGAATTCAATATATCCATTCCTAATCATGCATTAAAATTGATCAAACAAATCAACACATCTCTTTCAAGTTTTAAATGCCTGTAGTACAATGCTATGTTGCATTAAGAGGAAATACAATCATATAATTGTACAGAGCCTAACATATTACATCCCTAAAATACAGCAAATGTGACCTAAAGAAAAGGGAAACACATTTGACCCTCCTCATTATCAGTTCTATTGAAGCACATCTTGATGATAGTGAATTTGaatgacaaagaagaagaacaaatggTCTGGTAGGCTTAAATTGTTTTTCTGGTTCAATGATTGTGGTGCTCAAGCTGATAAGTTCCTTGTCAATAAACTATGCTAATTTACACAATCACTCATAAAGAAGAGAGACAAGGACATACAACTATATacaattatatacaaatatttGACCCTTTTTACAACAAATTTTACAATGACAGCAAGTTTTATATCAAATGCTGATAAGCCAGATAACAATAAACAAACTAATGCACTTGTATCATGGAAGATGTCTACTTGTAACTACTAGTGCTAATCCTATTATAATTTCTGCAACATTGACCACATTGTAACTATAAAACTTATAGCTGAATTGACTAACTATATAGAGGTCGAAACCCCACTTGCACATGCACCTTGTCGCATCCTTTATCTTATTTATGCTTTTGATACTGAAAAATACGAATTGGTTAGATTTCAAGGTTGCTAATAGTGATAGAAAATGTGCCACAACCTTTAGGCAACCCTTGGAGCATGAAAAGGTGCAATTTAGGGATCATAACACCCCACACCTACAACAATGCCCATCACATTCACAAATCCAGTACTTCCTAATCAAGATGAACATGCAGATTGACAATTTGGCTTTTATCTAACAGTTCGACATATTATGTTATAATACGAAACATTGATTAAATTAGAGTTTGGATTAGGAGCGCTGATGGATTCAATCCAATTAATAATATCTGTCTATCTCATATGCATCACATGTAACATGAACTTGAAGAAAAGTGTGACATGGTAATGGTACCTGGTATAGGGCAAAGGGCAGAAAATAATAATGTAGTCAGCCGACGCACACGTGTACGTACTCGTCTTGTCATCATACGCATAGCTATACGCGCGTGGGCAAACATGTTTGAAATACTGCGAAAACACCGAGGGCGAGCACGTGTCGGGCGTCGCGTACGCCTCACTGCAACAAAACTGCGGCTCCCCAAACGCCTCGCACGCGCTCCTACACGCCACCACGCCCCCACTCTTCCCCTCACGCGCGACCCTCAGCGCCTTGGGGCACGCGCCGTTCAAGTCCACCAGGCACCCCGTGGGGCTGCACCCGCCTCTCCTCCCGCCACGCGGCACCACCAGCACCGGGAGGTTGTACCCGTCGACGAGGCTGACGTCATAGAAGTCCAAGCCGTCGGCGCCGTTGAGAGTGAACTCGGCCAGAGTAGCCGGCGGCTTGGCGCCGCTTCCCGCGCACTCGATCTTCCCGGAGCCGCAGTCGGCGGTGAGGCAGGAGAAGTTTCCGGGGGAGGATCCGGAGCAGAGGGTCCGGGCCCACATCCGACCCGACCATGATTTGGGTACCGACAAAGTCCGGGACTTGCCGCTCTTGAGCGCGAAGCCGGTGGGCGAGAGAGGTTGGGTGTTGGCGCCGGAGAGAACACCCGGCCAGATTGTGTGGCGGCACTTGTTCACTATCTTGAACGAGGCCGACTCCATTTCTGAAAgcgaaaaatcaaagaactggGTTTGATGCAGAATTCAATAATACACAGATATAGTTGAGGAGTGTTGCATGGGTTTGGATTGATCACGTACCTGAGAAGAACGAGAGGGTGAGGAGTGTGACTATGGAGGCAGATAGTAGAAGACGACGACGACCCATTAAAGAAATGAAGCTGTAAGAGAGGAGTGAGAGCGGAGAAGAAAGAGGTACAACTGTTTGAAGGTTCGAGAAGTGACAAAGAACTTTACTTTGCTTTCGCTTTTTGATTAGGTATTGTGACTTGTAAATTTTGGAATGGGGTTTGATGGTTTACGTTTATCCAATTTTGAAGGGACCCAATAACAGAACTAGCGGGATTTTCTGGAGTTCCATTATTGCTAGGGCATGTGCTTATGTGGAAGTACAAATCTTTGGTGTATTACAGATATCCGGTATATGAGTGGAGAGGAATCAACCATTCATAAGTGAACGCGTAATAAATACAAGTGATTGATTTTCTGAAGGTTGTTACTTGTTCCTAGATTGTGTCAATTTGAGTCCAACTAAGGTCAATTTGAGTCCCATGAATCTTGAATGGTTGAACTTCGGGGAATCATGAAGGTTGTTACTCGTTCCTTGTTACGCTCACACTAAATTACTAGATTCACTAAGAAATCTGTAATTATTTCATGATAAGATGTGTAAGATTATTGAGCAGGTGAATAATGTAAAACTAATAACAAATATATGTGACGAGaagtatcattttttttttctctagatttGTCTCTTCTTACTCCAGTGATTATTCAAGAGTTAATGGCAATTCTCATTGATTCACATGTGATTGAGTTATGGCTCCTTAAATGTCTtagcagggccggccctgagggaTGCCGCTTGAGGCAGCCGCCTCAGGCCAGGCTCCTGGGGGCCTCCGGAGTTTCTGTATATAAATTTAAGATATTATAtgtatgttttgtttgtttggctccaattttgttgcagctggtcaacagtctcttttctgcgcgggcgtgccaacaccgttcgggtgcggtcgtcgggggtgtcccttgacctgacttctttcaagcgattgtggacgaggagagcaccaacctcgtcgtgggattctttgtgcctcgtggtgaggacttttgctgagcttcttcaaaatcacaatcgatactcaatgttgcagatcgagcagagcgagaactactaggaagtgaggagaacttgctaaagcgtgactttagcttggctgggttgctagggcgttacccttgcttggctggttctgtaaccgttgtggttgcggcactaccgtcggctcccgaggagactaggaccgaagtacgttggcagagggtttggtggcactgaaagtcggcttctgagaagactaggactaggagtgtgatcaccggtaagagaaagagaaggagaggagttgctcttagagaggttgctctagagagaacttagatcatcttagagatgttttgatgttgtgaatgtgtgtcttgtgatgaatttgtaacctctatttataggctaccatgccaaagcagctggcattaaacaaatgatagtggagcattaattggggacaagaaatgatgaattttggagataaagagataaagaagcataattggagacAAGGAATGATGaataaggaagcactttcggctgcactttcggctcctttattccttcaattatatctccaacaagaattcagattttgaccgtgacttcttcataacaaatgttccactatgagtgtagataatcctggtaaaatttcaaagcttttggtatagtggttgggccagaaacgcttctggacctcttacaggtccagttttccagttttgcttctgtagaaaattgggctgattgtttgaaggctttccacttgaAACtcgatcttgcactcttcataagaaattatccttgggatgtctagtattaatctggaaagtttcaacttattTAGATCttttttggttagtcttccgcccctctttccttgtttagctcggtttctcctagccgaagtaagaaaatgtgctaaagttgacttttcatttccatgcttccatcatttctttttcttacagctcgcataattctccatagtaggctttatttagcctctaaataatatatttcgaacttgtcgacaatatatagcttgagccactgacattggctcaatttctccaacacatgccttgtcaggccaaaatgctcattttgggtccaaacattgccccccagaccttgAAGTCAAAGGTcctcgtcttgactgaagaggtcttgaatcagtaCCGCTCTTATAATGTCGTTGCTTCAAAGTcgttgctccaaagccacttttATTGGCTTGAAATTGCTTGACTgattccatataggcctctaaataggccataaaaCTTGAACACCACaatctgaattgcctttgtcatgaacCGACGCTTTCTTTATCAACTTTATTGCCTCTCATGtatctgatgtctggtatgcagtgaattggtgaaacttgggtaggttgtaggagatcagaactttaACGTgccactccccccccccccccccatgcgaaggagactgctttctatcgcgaatgaggatccttTTTTCCATAGTGGTAACTTTGCCATGTGTATAGCAGcaagtatctgccttgttcgcTGGCTCTCTATTGAGAATGCGATTGTTGTAGAAGAAACTCAACTCGATGAACCTTTGGCTGCTTCTGAAAAAATGGGCCACAACCTGGCCCGTATCAGAGATTGGGCCACTCAGGCCGAAGCTGGTGCCATTGCGGCGAAACGCCACCTGgaggaactttgtttgaaattgagctttgcgGGCCAATCTTTGTAGGCCCCCTCATAAACCGGTCGGTCTCTTCACATGTTAATAATCCCTTCTTTTAATAGCTAGCTCCTCAAAAGCCGCTCCTCACATACTACTAGTCCCTTTTTTTCCCGAGATTTAgaatcactaatctcgatttactgacatcgGTTTGACCCTTTAACCATCCATCCAAGAGTGGAGATTTTCCTGAAGTCCCtttaaatagttgtattttgggcaaggaatactcacaacaaattttctgaaacattcaagaaatggcctttcaatccttgcttctctttctcctttttcacaaatcttcccctcatgaaatgacctttagcctctaaattttaggctttatggcgtaatcttaagcctgggttaggccttatggcgtaatcttaggcaacccctCGTTTCGCCTTTCTGGAATTttgcaacaacaatgccaggcttcagattggtttagaaacacGAGGGGGCTCCGAGTGTGAGATCCATGATCATGCGAGATCATCTTTATTAGGATCCCCCACTTGGAGCAAATCGGGGAAGGGAGGGAAGCCAAATTGAGGTtcgtctttcctcctctgtttccttccttctggacctggcccgtgttgtgccctccagatggaaggagctttggttctcacctccttctccccctttctcttcttgatagaatcttggagggatgagaagggatggactctttgaaggaatgggttcaagctacaGAATGGCTGTTCCTATACTTCACGTCCAActaatggtggttaccaaggctagagggggtccagagactcaagctgatattcggctccttcactctctgcccctccttgagataatggcgcggctcaacccgacgttggattccatagctgcttccaattgagggggcttggaggctccattttctttgactggagtctccccttctcatggatactgGCGTTGGCGAGCCCATGTTGTATTCCTCTGCCGCTTCCATGGAAAGGGGCGCGGGGGCTCCGTTACTCCTCTTTTTCTTCCTGAAGTCTGCCTTTCCTTgggataatggcgcggctcaacccgacgttggattccatagctgcttccactcGAGCAAAGATTCAAAAGATATCCACagattcctgttttgtattctagccacttttggctttgtaataaATGTACTACTTTTGGCCGCAAAACCACTTTATGAATATAATGCTGttttcttatcctgatattcaAATATCCGTGAGGAGTcaataattgtgtctcgcaAGGCCCCAAATATAGGCCCCAACTCAAAATTCTTGGGAAACTCCAccgtgagaagataatattgaaaatggaacaGTTACCTCCTCGAAGACCATCTCCTTGAAGACCGTTCGGTTCCCACCGTGAGAAGATAATATCTTCTTTTCCGAAATTTAGGGCAACTTTAATCACGCTTTACTGACTCTTCTCTTTGACCGTCCATCCACGGGTGGACATTTGCATGCCTATATCTTCCTCCACattataaacccaaatttccaatcccaaaatcatTTCATCAACTCGAATATTTCTAACagcaatctttcttaattactcatcatcatcactcttcAATTCTCGCATTCTCTCAATCCATCaccaatggaaccacaaaaccgGCATCCAAATGAGGATGGAGGAAGTAACCAAGCAGCTGGGAGTAGTGCTAGCATGCTTCACAGGAAGAGCCGTACTAGGTGGATTCCCACTACAGATCATATAAGAATCCTCAATGAGCTTTTCTACAACAAGGGAGTTAGGTCCCCAACTATAGAGCAGATTCAGAGGATCTGTCTCCAGCTGAAATGGTACGGCAGGATCGAGTTCAAGAATGTCTATTTTTGGTTCGTGAACCAAAGGGCTCgggagaagcagaagaagaagaagctcacttcggatgttcaagtgcccaagcaaagatcagggcttgttggtggatccatcatggaacaacgaggagaagatTACCAGGAGAttaaaacccttccactgtttcccatacacggtgaggacatctttggccacatgaagactacttccgatggAGGCGGTGGTCACGGTGGTGGCTcttacatttcccttgagctcagcctttccTGCGAGGGCAAAGCTGAAAAAAAAGTTTCCGGAGCCGCTGACTCGGCTTAGTAGTTTCGCGAGTGTAGGGACACTTAGAATTGCCCCCGAAGAGTTGTATttatgacctttttttttttttttttaaggctaAATAGGCTTAGTATTGtatagtgttgcccccctagtgttgctaggcatagcaaagaaatgattatgggcctcaaaaacaggccttcatgaatgggctttGCAAGAGTAGGAACACTAGAATTGTCTCCCATGTCTTATGCTAATAAACTGTCTACGACTCCTCTGAGTCCCAGACATTGAGAAAGTATTTCTTCAAGTATCTCCCATTGATAGGGTTATGATGGACATCTCCATCCAGgtccttgagatgaaaagctCCTTTCCCTAAGATTT
Coding sequences:
- the LOC112169134 gene encoding thaumatin-like protein 1b, which codes for MGRRRLLLSASIVTLLTLSFFSEMESASFKIVNKCRHTIWPGVLSGANTQPLSPTGFALKSGKSRTLSVPKSWSGRMWARTLCSGSSPGNFSCLTADCGSGKIECAGSGAKPPATLAEFTLNGADGLDFYDVSLVDGYNLPVLVVPRGGRRGGCSPTGCLVDLNGACPKALRVAREGKSGGVVACRSACEAFGEPQFCCSEAYATPDTCSPSVFSQYFKHVCPRAYSYAYDDKTSTYTCASADYIIIFCPLPYTSQKVLGARKDGAPLPLVNETMMYL